A single genomic interval of Candidatus Bipolaricaulis anaerobius harbors:
- a CDS encoding ABC transporter substrate-binding protein → MKRLALIAGLLVLMVAGLAQAKTTVEFWHAMSGSRLKVLEKIVSDFNAAHPDVEVRAVFTGTYEETLTRFIAGYRTGTAPHLVQVYEVGTQTMIDSGAIIPVYQIPEMLGETWDWAQYVRPIVLYYSVDGDLWPYPFSSSTFMLYYNKDHLRQAGLDPNKPPTTWAEVEEYGEQLIQAGVVTNVLSFGWPDCIFEQELALHNYLYADNENGRADLSTRVTWPDAFSVKLFETWTRLSQKGIFLYGGPEYDANAAFTAGKISMLLQSTSSLDGILKTALGKFEVGTSFLPRFADEPSGNSVIGGSSLWVRKGQSEAELRAVWEFLKYLSQTDVAIYWHKGTGYFPTTNAALKQLMDEGWFVESPNHLTAFLQILSGRQDTAAALGARLGPFPEIRDYIRTAIEKACAGTLSPEEALAEAAAKANRALEEYRSLIK, encoded by the coding sequence ATGAAGCGTCTGGCGTTGATTGCAGGGTTGTTGGTTCTGATGGTCGCTGGGTTGGCTCAGGCCAAGACAACGGTGGAGTTCTGGCACGCGATGAGCGGGTCTCGCCTGAAGGTCCTGGAGAAGATCGTCTCCGACTTCAACGCCGCCCATCCCGATGTGGAAGTGCGGGCCGTGTTCACCGGAACGTATGAGGAGACCCTCACCAGGTTCATCGCCGGCTACCGCACGGGCACGGCCCCTCACCTCGTCCAGGTGTACGAGGTCGGCACCCAGACCATGATCGATTCCGGGGCGATCATTCCCGTCTACCAGATCCCGGAGATGCTCGGCGAGACGTGGGACTGGGCCCAGTACGTGCGCCCGATCGTCCTCTACTACTCGGTGGATGGGGATCTCTGGCCTTACCCGTTCAGCTCCTCCACGTTCATGCTCTACTACAACAAGGATCATCTCCGCCAGGCCGGGCTAGATCCGAATAAGCCACCGACCACCTGGGCGGAGGTCGAGGAGTACGGGGAGCAGCTGATCCAGGCGGGGGTGGTGACCAACGTCCTATCCTTCGGTTGGCCGGACTGTATCTTCGAGCAGGAGCTCGCCCTCCACAACTACCTCTACGCCGACAACGAGAACGGGCGGGCCGATCTCTCCACGAGGGTCACCTGGCCGGATGCGTTCAGCGTGAAGCTGTTCGAGACCTGGACAAGGCTTTCCCAGAAGGGGATCTTCCTCTACGGCGGGCCGGAGTACGACGCCAACGCCGCGTTCACCGCGGGGAAGATCTCGATGCTCCTCCAGTCCACCTCGTCCCTGGACGGGATCCTCAAGACGGCCCTGGGCAAGTTTGAGGTGGGCACGAGCTTCCTACCCCGGTTTGCTGACGAGCCGTCGGGCAACTCGGTGATTGGGGGCTCAAGCCTCTGGGTCCGCAAGGGCCAGTCCGAGGCCGAACTCCGTGCCGTGTGGGAGTTCCTGAAGTACCTGAGCCAGACCGATGTGGCCATCTACTGGCACAAGGGCACCGGTTACTTCCCGACCACCAATGCGGCCCTGAAACAGCTCATGGACGAGGGGTGGTTTGTGGAAAGCCCGAACCACCTCACGGCGTTCCTCCAGATCCTGTCTGGACGTCAGGATACGGCGGCTGCCCTCGGCGCCCGCCTGGGGCCGTTCCCGGAGATCCGGGACTACATCCGGACGGCGATCGAGAAGGCGTGCGCCGGGACCCTTTCTCCCGAGGAGGCCCTCGCCGAGGCGGCGGCCAAGGCCAACCGGGCCCTCGAGGAGTACCGGTCGTTGATCAAGTAG
- a CDS encoding glycerophosphodiester phosphodiesterase, which translates to MMHVWTWVVVVGLVCAVALTALPDRAPIAEGGPVARVLVIAHRGARSVAPENTLAAARRAAELGADGWELDVQLTKDGELVLMHDDVLTRTTNAREAFPERAPWRVADFTREEIQTLDAGSWFGREDPFGTIRSGEVRAEEAQAFGGERVPTLRDALLASSELDLFVNIELKGTPFAPLSSAGREMVEKVVSLVRELGMAERVIISSFDHERIRYLGEIAPEIPGALLVLSLPPDPVGYVRGYGAEAINPQVSAYDREKARLLHEAGYGVYLWTVNDPRDLARFAAEPYVSGIITDWPQRLRPLVAGR; encoded by the coding sequence ATGATGCACGTGTGGACGTGGGTGGTGGTGGTCGGTCTGGTGTGCGCCGTCGCGTTGACCGCGCTCCCCGACCGCGCCCCGATCGCGGAAGGAGGTCCCGTGGCTCGTGTGTTGGTGATCGCCCACCGGGGGGCGCGATCGGTGGCCCCGGAGAACACCCTCGCCGCGGCGAGGCGCGCGGCGGAGCTCGGGGCGGATGGGTGGGAGCTCGATGTTCAGCTCACGAAGGATGGGGAGCTCGTCCTCATGCACGACGACGTGTTGACCCGGACCACGAACGCCCGCGAGGCCTTCCCGGAGCGCGCCCCGTGGCGGGTGGCCGACTTCACCCGGGAGGAGATCCAGACGCTCGACGCGGGATCTTGGTTCGGGCGCGAGGATCCGTTTGGCACGATCCGCTCCGGTGAGGTTCGGGCGGAGGAAGCGCAGGCGTTCGGGGGGGAGCGGGTGCCCACCCTCCGTGACGCGCTCCTGGCCAGTTCTGAGCTTGACCTGTTCGTGAACATTGAGCTCAAGGGGACCCCGTTTGCTCCCCTCTCCTCTGCCGGCCGGGAGATGGTGGAGAAGGTCGTCTCCCTCGTCCGCGAGCTGGGGATGGCCGAGCGGGTGATCATCTCCTCGTTTGACCACGAGCGGATTCGCTACTTGGGGGAGATCGCCCCCGAGATCCCGGGCGCGCTCCTCGTCCTCTCCCTCCCCCCCGACCCGGTGGGGTACGTGCGCGGGTACGGGGCGGAGGCCATCAACCCGCAGGTCAGTGCCTACGACCGGGAGAAGGCGCGCCTCCTCCACGAGGCGGGGTACGGGGTGTACCTGTGGACGGTGAACGACCCGCGCGACCTCGCCCGATTCGCTGCGGAGCCCTACGTCTCGGGGATCATCACCGACTGGCCCCAACGCCTGCGGCCACTCGTCGCGGGGAGGTAG
- the ugpE gene encoding sn-glycerol-3-phosphate ABC transporter permease UgpE: MKRKRVSRNWFAHLVLIVGVAVLVFPVYMALIGSTHDAATIGRGRLPLTPGTHMAENYVQAWAYGTGERVSGTPVRIMMTNSLLMAVVIAVGKITVSILAAYAVVFFRFPLRMFFFWLIFITLMLPLEVRIIPSYKVVADLGLLNSLAGLTLPVMVSATGTLLFRQVFLTIPKELLDAAKIDGAGPMRCLWSIILPLGRPSIAALFVILFVYGWNQYLWPLLITTEKNMDTIVIGIVKMLGTSESLMDWNLVMATTVMAMAVPIVVVILFQKWLVKGLVETEK, from the coding sequence ATGAAGAGGAAGCGCGTTTCGCGGAACTGGTTCGCTCACCTCGTCCTCATCGTTGGCGTGGCGGTGCTCGTGTTTCCGGTGTACATGGCCCTCATCGGCTCGACCCACGATGCCGCGACCATCGGGCGGGGCCGCCTCCCCCTCACCCCGGGGACCCACATGGCGGAGAACTACGTCCAGGCGTGGGCCTACGGCACAGGGGAGCGGGTGTCGGGGACACCAGTGCGGATCATGATGACGAACTCCCTCCTCATGGCCGTGGTGATCGCCGTGGGGAAGATCACGGTGTCCATCCTCGCCGCGTATGCCGTGGTTTTCTTCCGGTTCCCGCTGCGGATGTTCTTCTTCTGGCTCATCTTCATCACCCTCATGCTGCCTCTCGAGGTCCGCATCATCCCGAGCTACAAGGTCGTTGCCGATCTGGGGCTCCTCAACTCGCTGGCAGGCCTGACCCTCCCCGTGATGGTGTCCGCCACGGGGACCCTCCTCTTCCGCCAGGTGTTCCTCACCATCCCCAAGGAGCTCCTCGATGCGGCGAAAATTGACGGGGCCGGCCCGATGCGGTGCTTGTGGTCGATCATCCTCCCCTTGGGGCGACCGAGCATCGCTGCCCTGTTCGTGATCTTGTTCGTGTATGGGTGGAACCAGTACCTGTGGCCGCTCCTCATTACGACGGAGAAGAACATGGATACGATCGTGATCGGGATCGTGAAAATGCTCGGGACATCTGAATCCCTCATGGACTGGAACCTCGTCATGGCGACCACGGTGATGGCGATGGCGGTGCCGATTGTGGTGGTGATCCTGTTCCAGAAGTGGCTTGTGAAAGGACTTGTGGAGACCGAGAAGTGA